In Melanotaenia boesemani isolate fMelBoe1 chromosome 18, fMelBoe1.pri, whole genome shotgun sequence, the following proteins share a genomic window:
- the armc1 gene encoding armadillo repeat-containing protein 1: MSAEVDALTVVNQLRDLAADPLNRRAIVEDQGCLPGLILFFDHPNPQVVYSALLAVRYLAECRANREKMKSELGMMLSLQNVMQKGTSPGETKLLASEIYEILQSAGVEQAEQAEAAAASCRRKAQFFLGSNNKRAKTVVLHIDGLDDPTRRSLCEEALLKIRGVISFTFQMAVKRCVVRIRSDLKAEALGTAINSTKVMTAQQVVKTEDGEELMVPFQEDSAVLVEENTDIPDYLPEDESPAQEQDKAVTRVGSITDGMGWLSTAANFLSRSFYW, encoded by the exons ATGAGTGCAGAGGTGGATGCTCTGACTGTGGTAAACCAGCTGCGAGATCTTGCTGCAGACCCCTTGAACCGAAGAGCCATAGTAGAAGACCAAGGCTGTCTGCCAGGCCTCATCCTTTTTTTTGACCATCCTAACCCACAGGTTGTCTACTCTGCACTATTG GCCGTGCGCTACCTGGCAGAATGTCGAGCCAACAGGGAGAAGATGAAGAGCGAGCTGGGCATGATGCTGAGCTTGCAGAATGTCATGCAGAA GGGTACATCACCTGGAGAGACCAAACTCCTCGCCTCTGAGATCTATGAGATTTTGCAGTcagctggtgttgaacaggctGAACAGGCTGAGGCTGCTGCCGCGTCCTGTCGACGTAAAGCCCAGTTCTTCTTAGGCTCTAATAACAAGAGGGCCAAAACTGTAGTGCTGCACATTGATGGGCTGGACGACCCT ACTCGAAGGAGCCTGTGCGAGGAAGCTTTGTTAAAGATTCGAGGAGTCATCAGTTTCACCTTCCAGATGGCTGTTAAACGATGTGTTGTCAGGATCCGTTCTGACCTTAAAGCTGAG GCGTTGGGAACAGCAATTAACTCCACCAAAGTAATGACAGCCCAGCAGGTGGTGAAGACCGAAGATGGAGAAGAG CTGATGGTGCCATTCCAGGAGGACTCGGCAGTTCTGGTAGAAGAGAACACAGACATCCCAGACTACCTGCCTGAGGACGAGAGTCCAGCCCAGGAGCAGGACAAGGCCGTCACACGTGTAGGATCTATCACAGATGGCATGGGATGGCTTAGCACGGCAGCCAACTTCCTATCGCGCTCTTTCTACTGGTGA
- the mtfr1 gene encoding mitochondrial fission regulator 1 encodes MSKKHARIEMDLAFGSAKPYGSSRSIVRRIASNLPIKPCPRVHFQLYPYTENTGVLISTRRQNGLVASLADVAWIDEEEEDDKDYFDRPRSGIPPGFMFRAQRPHPQRKSLPRRRSLPSLHEGAPDPQGPTVANDEAIQKISALETELAKLRAQIAQIVIAQERTAQSAATTGGPPPPPSANLPPPPPPPPPPPPPALGLQRTFSAIDLIKERRGKKTDSQTVVESRPAEIPNMLEVLKDINKVKLRSVRSRPVEDDAKAKLKEPTDAAALIAEALKRKFAHRHRHNSERDDKEDFKVPIQVEPQTETPLFGQHMLKSTGRRKLP; translated from the exons atgagtaaaaaacatgCACGGATTGAAATGGACCTG GCTTTTGGATCAGCAAAGCCCTATGGATCTTCGAGAAGTATTGTAAGAAGAATAGCTTCAAATCTTCCCATTAAACCCTGTCCAAGGGTTCATTTTCAG CTTTACCCATACACTGAGAATACAGGTGTCCTTATCAGCACCAGAAGGCAGAATGGCCTGGTGGCCTCTCTGGCTGATGTTGCCTGGAttgatgaggaagaagaggatgacAAAGATTACTTTGACAGACCCAG GTCAGGAATTCCACCAGGGTTCATGTTTCGAGCTCAACGCCCTCATCCTCAGAGAAAATCTCTTCCCCGTCGGAGGTCGCTACCTAGCCTGCACGAGGGAGCTCCAGACCCTCAGGGGCCAACAGTCGCAAATGATGAGGCGATTCAGAAGATCAGTGCACTGGAGACTGAACTTGCAAAACTCAGAGCTCAGATAGCTCAAATCGTGATAGCTCAAGAAAGAACTGCACAGTCAG CTGCTACCACAGGGGGACCTCCCCCTCCACCTTCTGCTAAcctgcctcctcctccccctccacctccacctcctccgcCCCCAGCCCTGGGTCTACAGCGGACATTTTCAGCCATTGATTTGATAAAAGAGCGCAGAGGGAAGaagacagacagtcagacagttgTGGAATCGAGGCCAGCAGAAATTCCCAACATGCTTGAAGTCCTGAAGGACATAAACAAAGTTAAGCTGCGATCTGTGAGGAG TCGTCCAGTGGAAGATGATGCCAAAGCAAAGTTGAAGGAGCCTACAGATGCTGCAGCTCTGATTGCTGAAGCCCTGAAACGCAAGTTTGCCCATCGCCATCGACACAACAGTGAACGGGATGACAAAGAAGATTtcaaagttcccatccaagtgGAGCCTCAGACCGAAACCCCACTG TTTGGGCAGCACATGCTGAAATCAACTGGAAGAAGAAAGTTGCCGTGA
- the pde7a gene encoding high affinity cAMP-specific 3',5'-cyclic phosphodiesterase 7A isoform X1: MEVCYQLPVLPLDRPVPKHVLSRRGAISFSSSSSLFGAPDPRQLSQRRGAISYDSSDQTALYIRMLGACVVFKQLFARDVRVRSQVGFEPERRSSHPYLCIDFRTLHTRLSRGSSSSSSDSERRVHRLLSFQRYLHSSRLLRGIPQQIPLHILDEDYTGQARCMLEKVGNWNFDIFLFDRLTNGNSLITLTFHLLNQYGLVELFQLDMVKLWRFLVMVQEDYHNDNPYHNAVHAADVTQAMHCYLQEPMLAQSLTSYDILLGLLAAATHDLDHPGVNQPFLIKTDHYLTTLYRNTSVLENHHWKSAVGLLRETGLFSHLPAEDSKSMERELGSLILATDISRQNDYLSRFRMHLDQDNLCLNHASHRHFVLQMALKCADICNPCRPWELSKQWSEKVTEEFFQQGDIEKKHKLEVSPLCDRETNTVGNIQIGFMTYVAEPLFAEWARFSDTRLSQTMLGYMGLNKASWGGLQQEQIPVLEEVEPSTVGTDTKDTATGGTSSKEIPQGSRES; encoded by the exons AGGCGAGGGGCCATTTCCTACGACAGCTCTGACCAGACAGCGCTATATATTCGTATGCTAG GAGCTTGTGTAGTATTCAAACAGCTGTTTGCAA GAGATGTGAGAGTGAGAAGTCAGGTTGGATTTGAACCGGAACGAAGAAGCTCCCACCCATACCTTTGTATCGACTTCCGAACACTTCACA CACGGCTGAGCCGCGGGTCCTCGTCATCCAGTTCTGATTCTGAAAGGAGGGTCCACAGACTGCTCAGCTTCCAGAGATACCTGCATTCATCCCGCCTGCTGCGGGGAATCCCCCAGCAGATTCCTCTTCACATCCTTGATGAAGACTACACTGGACAGGCCAGA TGCATGCTGGAAAAAGTTGGCAACTGGAATTTTGATATTTTCCTCTTTGATAGATTGACAAATG GGAACAGCCTGATCACCCTGACCTTCCACCTGCTGAACCAGTATGGCCTGGTGGAGCTCTTCCAGCTGGATATGGTCAAACTCTGGAGGTTTTTAGTTATGGTTCAGGAGGACTACCACAATGACAACCCGTACCACAACGCTGTCCATGCTGCAGATGTCACACAGGCCATGCATTGCTACCTGCAGGAGCCCATG CTTGCACAGTCTCTGACGTCCTATGACATCTTACTGGGGCTCCTAGCAGCTGCCACACATGACCTGGACCACCCTGGGGTCAACCAGCCTTTCCTCATTAAGACTGACCACTATCTAACAACACTGTATAGA AATACCTCAGTTCTGGAAAATCACCACTGGAAATCAGCAGTGGGTCTCCTTAGAGAGACTGGACTGTTCTCCCATTTGCCTGCTGAGGACAG TAAGAGCATGGAGAGAGAATTGGGCTCCTTAATCCTGGCCACAGACATCAGCAGACAGAACGACTATCTGTCCAGGTTTCGTATGCACCTGGACCAGGACAACCTGTGCTTGAACCACGCCAGCCACCGTCACTTTGTCCTACAG ATGGCTCTTAAGTGTGCAGATATCTGCAACCCCTGCAGACCCTGGGAGCTGAGCAAACAGTGGAGTGAGAAAGTGACAGAGGAGTTCTTCCAACAAG GAGACATCGAGAAGAAGCACAAACTTGAAGTCAGCCCACTTTgtgacagagagacaaacacagtTGGCAACATTCAAATAG GCTTTATGACATACGTCGCGGAGCCGCTGTTTGCAGAATGGGCCCGTTTTTCCGACACACGGCTATCCCAGACAATGCTAGGTTACATGGGGCTGAACAAAGCCAGCTGGGGTGGCCTGCAGCAGGAACAAATCCCCGTCTTAGAGGAGGTAGAACCCAGCACAGTCGGCACAGACACAAAAGACACCGCCACAGGAGGAACCAGCTCCAAAGAAATACCTCAGGGAAGCAGAGAATCCTGA
- the pde7a gene encoding high affinity cAMP-specific 3',5'-cyclic phosphodiesterase 7A isoform X3, with translation MEVCYQLPVLPLDRPVPKHVLSRRGAISFSSSSSLFGAPDPRQLSQRRGAISYDSSDQTALYIRMLGDVRVRSQVGFEPERRSSHPYLCIDFRTLHTRLSRGSSSSSSDSERRVHRLLSFQRYLHSSRLLRGIPQQIPLHILDEDYTGQARCMLEKVGNWNFDIFLFDRLTNGNSLITLTFHLLNQYGLVELFQLDMVKLWRFLVMVQEDYHNDNPYHNAVHAADVTQAMHCYLQEPMLAQSLTSYDILLGLLAAATHDLDHPGVNQPFLIKTDHYLTTLYRNTSVLENHHWKSAVGLLRETGLFSHLPAEDSKSMERELGSLILATDISRQNDYLSRFRMHLDQDNLCLNHASHRHFVLQMALKCADICNPCRPWELSKQWSEKVTEEFFQQGDIEKKHKLEVSPLCDRETNTVGNIQIGFMTYVAEPLFAEWARFSDTRLSQTMLGYMGLNKASWGGLQQEQIPVLEEVEPSTVGTDTKDTATGGTSSKEIPQGSRES, from the exons AGGCGAGGGGCCATTTCCTACGACAGCTCTGACCAGACAGCGCTATATATTCGTATGCTAG GAGATGTGAGAGTGAGAAGTCAGGTTGGATTTGAACCGGAACGAAGAAGCTCCCACCCATACCTTTGTATCGACTTCCGAACACTTCACA CACGGCTGAGCCGCGGGTCCTCGTCATCCAGTTCTGATTCTGAAAGGAGGGTCCACAGACTGCTCAGCTTCCAGAGATACCTGCATTCATCCCGCCTGCTGCGGGGAATCCCCCAGCAGATTCCTCTTCACATCCTTGATGAAGACTACACTGGACAGGCCAGA TGCATGCTGGAAAAAGTTGGCAACTGGAATTTTGATATTTTCCTCTTTGATAGATTGACAAATG GGAACAGCCTGATCACCCTGACCTTCCACCTGCTGAACCAGTATGGCCTGGTGGAGCTCTTCCAGCTGGATATGGTCAAACTCTGGAGGTTTTTAGTTATGGTTCAGGAGGACTACCACAATGACAACCCGTACCACAACGCTGTCCATGCTGCAGATGTCACACAGGCCATGCATTGCTACCTGCAGGAGCCCATG CTTGCACAGTCTCTGACGTCCTATGACATCTTACTGGGGCTCCTAGCAGCTGCCACACATGACCTGGACCACCCTGGGGTCAACCAGCCTTTCCTCATTAAGACTGACCACTATCTAACAACACTGTATAGA AATACCTCAGTTCTGGAAAATCACCACTGGAAATCAGCAGTGGGTCTCCTTAGAGAGACTGGACTGTTCTCCCATTTGCCTGCTGAGGACAG TAAGAGCATGGAGAGAGAATTGGGCTCCTTAATCCTGGCCACAGACATCAGCAGACAGAACGACTATCTGTCCAGGTTTCGTATGCACCTGGACCAGGACAACCTGTGCTTGAACCACGCCAGCCACCGTCACTTTGTCCTACAG ATGGCTCTTAAGTGTGCAGATATCTGCAACCCCTGCAGACCCTGGGAGCTGAGCAAACAGTGGAGTGAGAAAGTGACAGAGGAGTTCTTCCAACAAG GAGACATCGAGAAGAAGCACAAACTTGAAGTCAGCCCACTTTgtgacagagagacaaacacagtTGGCAACATTCAAATAG GCTTTATGACATACGTCGCGGAGCCGCTGTTTGCAGAATGGGCCCGTTTTTCCGACACACGGCTATCCCAGACAATGCTAGGTTACATGGGGCTGAACAAAGCCAGCTGGGGTGGCCTGCAGCAGGAACAAATCCCCGTCTTAGAGGAGGTAGAACCCAGCACAGTCGGCACAGACACAAAAGACACCGCCACAGGAGGAACCAGCTCCAAAGAAATACCTCAGGGAAGCAGAGAATCCTGA
- the pde7a gene encoding high affinity cAMP-specific 3',5'-cyclic phosphodiesterase 7A isoform X4 produces MEVCYQLPVLPLDRPVPKHVLSRRGAISFSSSSSLFGAPDPRQLSQRRGAISYDSSDQTALYIRMLDVRVRSQVGFEPERRSSHPYLCIDFRTLHTRLSRGSSSSSSDSERRVHRLLSFQRYLHSSRLLRGIPQQIPLHILDEDYTGQARCMLEKVGNWNFDIFLFDRLTNGNSLITLTFHLLNQYGLVELFQLDMVKLWRFLVMVQEDYHNDNPYHNAVHAADVTQAMHCYLQEPMLAQSLTSYDILLGLLAAATHDLDHPGVNQPFLIKTDHYLTTLYRNTSVLENHHWKSAVGLLRETGLFSHLPAEDSKSMERELGSLILATDISRQNDYLSRFRMHLDQDNLCLNHASHRHFVLQMALKCADICNPCRPWELSKQWSEKVTEEFFQQGDIEKKHKLEVSPLCDRETNTVGNIQIGFMTYVAEPLFAEWARFSDTRLSQTMLGYMGLNKASWGGLQQEQIPVLEEVEPSTVGTDTKDTATGGTSSKEIPQGSRES; encoded by the exons AGGCGAGGGGCCATTTCCTACGACAGCTCTGACCAGACAGCGCTATATATTCGTATGCTAG ATGTGAGAGTGAGAAGTCAGGTTGGATTTGAACCGGAACGAAGAAGCTCCCACCCATACCTTTGTATCGACTTCCGAACACTTCACA CACGGCTGAGCCGCGGGTCCTCGTCATCCAGTTCTGATTCTGAAAGGAGGGTCCACAGACTGCTCAGCTTCCAGAGATACCTGCATTCATCCCGCCTGCTGCGGGGAATCCCCCAGCAGATTCCTCTTCACATCCTTGATGAAGACTACACTGGACAGGCCAGA TGCATGCTGGAAAAAGTTGGCAACTGGAATTTTGATATTTTCCTCTTTGATAGATTGACAAATG GGAACAGCCTGATCACCCTGACCTTCCACCTGCTGAACCAGTATGGCCTGGTGGAGCTCTTCCAGCTGGATATGGTCAAACTCTGGAGGTTTTTAGTTATGGTTCAGGAGGACTACCACAATGACAACCCGTACCACAACGCTGTCCATGCTGCAGATGTCACACAGGCCATGCATTGCTACCTGCAGGAGCCCATG CTTGCACAGTCTCTGACGTCCTATGACATCTTACTGGGGCTCCTAGCAGCTGCCACACATGACCTGGACCACCCTGGGGTCAACCAGCCTTTCCTCATTAAGACTGACCACTATCTAACAACACTGTATAGA AATACCTCAGTTCTGGAAAATCACCACTGGAAATCAGCAGTGGGTCTCCTTAGAGAGACTGGACTGTTCTCCCATTTGCCTGCTGAGGACAG TAAGAGCATGGAGAGAGAATTGGGCTCCTTAATCCTGGCCACAGACATCAGCAGACAGAACGACTATCTGTCCAGGTTTCGTATGCACCTGGACCAGGACAACCTGTGCTTGAACCACGCCAGCCACCGTCACTTTGTCCTACAG ATGGCTCTTAAGTGTGCAGATATCTGCAACCCCTGCAGACCCTGGGAGCTGAGCAAACAGTGGAGTGAGAAAGTGACAGAGGAGTTCTTCCAACAAG GAGACATCGAGAAGAAGCACAAACTTGAAGTCAGCCCACTTTgtgacagagagacaaacacagtTGGCAACATTCAAATAG GCTTTATGACATACGTCGCGGAGCCGCTGTTTGCAGAATGGGCCCGTTTTTCCGACACACGGCTATCCCAGACAATGCTAGGTTACATGGGGCTGAACAAAGCCAGCTGGGGTGGCCTGCAGCAGGAACAAATCCCCGTCTTAGAGGAGGTAGAACCCAGCACAGTCGGCACAGACACAAAAGACACCGCCACAGGAGGAACCAGCTCCAAAGAAATACCTCAGGGAAGCAGAGAATCCTGA
- the pde7a gene encoding high affinity cAMP-specific 3',5'-cyclic phosphodiesterase 7A isoform X2, which produces MEVCYQLPVLPLDRPVPKHVLSRRGAISFSSSSSLFGAPDPRQLSQRRGAISYDSSDQTALYIRMLGACVVFKQLFANVRVRSQVGFEPERRSSHPYLCIDFRTLHTRLSRGSSSSSSDSERRVHRLLSFQRYLHSSRLLRGIPQQIPLHILDEDYTGQARCMLEKVGNWNFDIFLFDRLTNGNSLITLTFHLLNQYGLVELFQLDMVKLWRFLVMVQEDYHNDNPYHNAVHAADVTQAMHCYLQEPMLAQSLTSYDILLGLLAAATHDLDHPGVNQPFLIKTDHYLTTLYRNTSVLENHHWKSAVGLLRETGLFSHLPAEDSKSMERELGSLILATDISRQNDYLSRFRMHLDQDNLCLNHASHRHFVLQMALKCADICNPCRPWELSKQWSEKVTEEFFQQGDIEKKHKLEVSPLCDRETNTVGNIQIGFMTYVAEPLFAEWARFSDTRLSQTMLGYMGLNKASWGGLQQEQIPVLEEVEPSTVGTDTKDTATGGTSSKEIPQGSRES; this is translated from the exons AGGCGAGGGGCCATTTCCTACGACAGCTCTGACCAGACAGCGCTATATATTCGTATGCTAG GAGCTTGTGTAGTATTCAAACAGCTGTTTGCAA ATGTGAGAGTGAGAAGTCAGGTTGGATTTGAACCGGAACGAAGAAGCTCCCACCCATACCTTTGTATCGACTTCCGAACACTTCACA CACGGCTGAGCCGCGGGTCCTCGTCATCCAGTTCTGATTCTGAAAGGAGGGTCCACAGACTGCTCAGCTTCCAGAGATACCTGCATTCATCCCGCCTGCTGCGGGGAATCCCCCAGCAGATTCCTCTTCACATCCTTGATGAAGACTACACTGGACAGGCCAGA TGCATGCTGGAAAAAGTTGGCAACTGGAATTTTGATATTTTCCTCTTTGATAGATTGACAAATG GGAACAGCCTGATCACCCTGACCTTCCACCTGCTGAACCAGTATGGCCTGGTGGAGCTCTTCCAGCTGGATATGGTCAAACTCTGGAGGTTTTTAGTTATGGTTCAGGAGGACTACCACAATGACAACCCGTACCACAACGCTGTCCATGCTGCAGATGTCACACAGGCCATGCATTGCTACCTGCAGGAGCCCATG CTTGCACAGTCTCTGACGTCCTATGACATCTTACTGGGGCTCCTAGCAGCTGCCACACATGACCTGGACCACCCTGGGGTCAACCAGCCTTTCCTCATTAAGACTGACCACTATCTAACAACACTGTATAGA AATACCTCAGTTCTGGAAAATCACCACTGGAAATCAGCAGTGGGTCTCCTTAGAGAGACTGGACTGTTCTCCCATTTGCCTGCTGAGGACAG TAAGAGCATGGAGAGAGAATTGGGCTCCTTAATCCTGGCCACAGACATCAGCAGACAGAACGACTATCTGTCCAGGTTTCGTATGCACCTGGACCAGGACAACCTGTGCTTGAACCACGCCAGCCACCGTCACTTTGTCCTACAG ATGGCTCTTAAGTGTGCAGATATCTGCAACCCCTGCAGACCCTGGGAGCTGAGCAAACAGTGGAGTGAGAAAGTGACAGAGGAGTTCTTCCAACAAG GAGACATCGAGAAGAAGCACAAACTTGAAGTCAGCCCACTTTgtgacagagagacaaacacagtTGGCAACATTCAAATAG GCTTTATGACATACGTCGCGGAGCCGCTGTTTGCAGAATGGGCCCGTTTTTCCGACACACGGCTATCCCAGACAATGCTAGGTTACATGGGGCTGAACAAAGCCAGCTGGGGTGGCCTGCAGCAGGAACAAATCCCCGTCTTAGAGGAGGTAGAACCCAGCACAGTCGGCACAGACACAAAAGACACCGCCACAGGAGGAACCAGCTCCAAAGAAATACCTCAGGGAAGCAGAGAATCCTGA